One part of the Engraulis encrasicolus isolate BLACKSEA-1 chromosome 17, IST_EnEncr_1.0, whole genome shotgun sequence genome encodes these proteins:
- the LOC134468002 gene encoding myeloid-associated differentiation marker homolog, which produces MVTVSVPLLVMRVLEVVLTCISFSLVASVGSSTSSYWTWCMFTWVLCFVVSLLFIILELTGLHQRLPLSWEDLTAGFSMLATLMLLAASVIYPSILYRCPGCAHQVAATVMSCLAFLVYAAEVSLTRARPGERSSSFLSTVPGLLKVLEAFVACIIFICLDSGRVKMFGGLQWCVAVYALCFIYSVIIIILTIFRLLATCPCPLNQVLVGCNALAAVMYATAVVVWPIYAFQKNPRPSHCNSGYCVWNGLVVVSFMTGVNLIAYIVDTIYSIRLVFWVTTS; this is translated from the exons ATGGTGACGGTGTCGGTGCCGCTGCTGGTGATGCGGGTGCTGGAGGTGGTGCTGACCTGCATCAGCTTCAGCCTGGTGGCCTCCGTGGGCTCCTCCACCTCGTCCTACTGGACATGGTGCATGTTCACCTGGGTCCTCTGCTTCGTCGTCAGCCTACTCTTCATAATACTGGAGCTCACAG GGCTCCACCAGCGCCTGCCCTTGTCCTGGGAGGACCTGACGGCAGGCTTCTCCATGCTGGCCACCCTCATGCTGCTGGCTGCCTCCGTCATCTACCCCTCCATCTTGTACAGATGCCCCGGCTGTgcccaccag gtagctgCCACTGTCATGTCATGCCTGGCTTTCCTTGTCTACGCCGCGGAGGTGAGCCTGACCCGGGCCAGACCCGGCGAACGCAGCAGCAGCTTCCTCTCCACGGTGCCGGGTCTACTCAAG gtgctgGAGGCCTTTGTGGCGTGTATCATCTTCATCTGCCTGGACTCCGGCCGCGTGAAGATGTTCGGCGGTCTGCAGTGGTGCGTGGCGGTCTACGCTCTGTGCTTCATCTACtcggtcatcatcatcatcctcactaTATTTCGCCTCCTCGCCACTTGTCCCTGTCCACTCAACCAG GTGCTGGTGGGCTGCAATGCGTTGGCTGCTGTGATGTACGCCACTGCCGTGGTGGTGTGGCCCATCTACGCCTTCCAGAAGAATCCGCGGCCGTCACATTGCAACAGTGGATACTGCGTCTGGAATGGCCTGGTGGTGGTGTCCTTTATGACGGGCGTCAATCTCATCGCCTATATTGTGGACACCATCTACTCTATACGCCTGGTCTTCTGGGTCACGACATCTTAG